From a region of the Streptomyces sp. B21-083 genome:
- a CDS encoding STAS domain-containing protein, which yields MYIRGDHAELVVGGRLDVRSAADARTVLHTAVDTGVGDLVLDLSELDSWDATGLGVIMGAHRRCGRCGRRLVLRDVPAQMQRLLVATRLHRILAIEGGIGVESLPRV from the coding sequence ACCACGCCGAGCTGGTCGTCGGGGGCCGCCTCGACGTCCGCAGCGCGGCGGACGCCCGTACGGTCCTGCATACGGCCGTCGACACAGGCGTCGGCGATCTGGTGCTGGATCTGTCCGAGCTGGACTCCTGGGACGCCACCGGGCTCGGGGTGATCATGGGAGCCCACCGGCGGTGCGGGCGGTGCGGCCGGCGGCTGGTGCTGCGTGACGTACCGGCGCAGATGCAACGTTTGCTGGTGGCCACCCGGCTGCACCGGATCCTGGCGATCGAGGGGGGCATCGGGGTGGAGTCGCTGCCCAGAGTGTGA